The stretch of DNA TGTGAAGGAATTCCTTAACATGATAACAAATTCTCTGCAATGATCCTAATATTTATAACTAAAAAAAcactgaagaaaataaattaaaaaatgagataattaatataaaatctataaaaacgATGAAATCATAGTTTCTCATgtaaatagaaagaaaacaagaataatgaaaatttgatgGTGAATCGTCACAAGTGCGTgcttgaataaaaagaaaactaataaattataGCCGATGTCGTGGGAAaagcataattaaaaaaaaacagaactgtaagaatttaaaaagaatattatttagaGACGTAAgataattccaaaaaaaaaatgatgatttttccttctacCAAAACTGTTGAGAGTCCAAgagattaaaaatcaaattttcattcatatttcTTTCTGTATATGTAGAGAAAAGTCGTgaagaagtaaaaagaaaaaatatttcagaacattttctttacctaataatttccttaaagaaaaagtcctgaaaatggaaaatacataaatatatcaACACAAGGAGAGATCAAACATTATTAGACGCGCGTGTATGATTTTATCATCTTAGTAATGTATGTTGGAGCCTTACATTAgagacagttttttttttaaattaattccttttgcCAGGTAaagaacaacaacaaaaaaagaataatagaaaagaattctGTTTGTGAGGAAGATTAGAAcgaaaaaatgtgtgtgagagaaaaagagaaataaaatgtggTGTGCATTGATTGACTAAAATTGGCTTCATTAcgaatattcatttttgtacTGTGTATAATGTAATAAGGATAtacttgaattaaatataagaaaaatgtttatattactgcttttcttttatttttctttacaccTTGAAAAACCCTCAAAGCCCTTAAAGGGATGCCAAATTGATCCTGTGATCCCTCTTCTCTCTctaaatttctctctctctctctctctcccataaAGGTGCTGAAGACACTGAGAACTGCAGCTCAATTGAGAGAGATCGAAGAGATCAGTTGGGCTGATAAatattctctttaatttattctttacaaTAATTCAATGTGATAAAAACCgttaaatttgaatatttacaCAGGTGCACTTTGGTAGGGTGCCCCACATAGAGCTGCACGATCTagggagaaaatttgcaaacaaTTCTTTTGTGAGGCACCCTAATGAAGTTGCCGGAAAAAATTACGTGTCCAGAAAATTAgggaagaacaaaaaaaaaataaacaacccGAATTTCCCGCATTTGCATGGTAAGAAAAACTTCCTTTTCCCAGGTAAATTGTTCCACAGAGTGTTATAGATGCTCTAAAATTCCTTGTAGGCTCGGCAGCGAAAGGCATCGAGTCAGTCACATCCAAACAAGACTGGAGGAGACTCGTCGAATGTGAGGAATGGGAATAGCAGCAGCAGCGGAGCGAGTGCTGCTCAAATTCCAAAGCCCAATCAAGCGAAAAAGCGTGTCCTCCTGTCGCGCTGGAGGATAATCTTTGGATGCTGCTGCTTGGGAATTGCGTGCTACTTTGGCTACTTAGGCTACCTGGAGGTAACATTACTCCTTATTTTCGTAAATTCCCTTTGTtctgtttcattttttatctcttttttcttcattaatctttgttttttagaCTCGGGTGAATACACCCTTCGATGACCACAAGATTGTTCAGAGATCTGGACTGAATGACCCTGAACGCTATTGGGGTTCATACCGTCCAGGCACGTACTTTGGCATGAAGACGCGTGATCCCCATTCGCTCGTAATGGGTCTAATGTGGTACTCCCCCGCAAGATTGGGCCCCGGAGGTGATGGTATTCGGCACTGGTGTGAGCTCAATGATCGTATGGACAAATATGGGTGGATTCAGCACGATGGCCGTACGTTTGGTGTGCAGGAAATACATGATGGTCCACTGAAGCTGGAGACGTCCTTTGTTAAGTTCCCCGGTGGGCAATTTGGGGGCGATTGGACGGCTCGTGTCACGGTGAGCAGTGAAATGGCCCACAGTGAGGAAGAAATGTCAATTATTTGGTATACGGCGCTCGATGAGAAGACTGGAGGGTGGATTAGTCCCACCTTTTCGGACATGGTGTCGGGAATTCGCGGTGAAACTCCCGGACTTGGGgatttctcactctctctctacaGTATGAATGGTAAGATAAATGCTCTCCCtttcttttcctctcaatCTTTAGGATTCTAACTAAAATTGAAATCCTCTCCAGGAACTGTTCTTGATGAATCATACGTAAGCACCGTTGCTACGAGCCTTCAGTATCTCCGTGAAACAATAACATCCAACTTGCGAATATCCCAGAATACACATCTCAAGAGGAAGTTCATCAGTCTTGCTGGAGAAATGCTCCGGACAAATACAGGATCAGTGGTTGAACCGAATTTTATTGCTCATCAGCTCACTgtgaaacttccctttacGCTTGACATTGCGTACCATTCGGAAGGATCTCCCGGGCCTAATGTCTCCTCAGAAGGTGGTCCTCCCATTGGGGAAGCATACCTGGGGAGTCTCAATGCAAAACGACGGGAATTCAGTGAGAGATTCGAGAGTACATTCCATCTCAAGGAAAAAGGGTATTCCATGAAGGAGATTCACTTTGCTGAGGCTGCCCTGAGTAATATGCTGGGAGGAATTGGTTACTTCTACGGAGCTTCACGTGTACAGAGTGTCCATACGAAAGAACCCGTTCCCTACTGGAAAGCTCCTCTCTACACGGCTGTTCCGTCGCGATCCTTCTTCCCACGTGGCTTTCTCTGGGATGAGGGCTTCCACGGGTTACTCATCTCAACGTGGGACGTTGATATTTCCATCGATATTGTAGCACACTGGTTTGCCCTCATGAATGTCGAAGGATGGATTCCACGGGAACAAATTTTGGGTGTTGAAGCTCTCGCCAAGGTGCCCGAGGAGTTTGTTACACAACGGAATACCGATGCTAATCCACCGACAATTCTCATTGTCCTAAATCGGATTCTCACACGATACGGAGATGTACTTAAAGCAAAGGGTAGGCTGGCCACTCTTGATCGTCTCTTCCCACGTCTTCAGGCATGGTTCACGTGGTTCAACACAACACAGCGTGGAGATTCCCCAGGGACATACCGATGGCGCGGAAGAGCAGAGAATTCCGTAAGAGAACTCAATCCAAAAACCCTCACAAGTGGACTTGATGACTACCCACGGGCATCACATCCCAATGATAAGGAGCGTCACGTGGATCTACGGTGCTGGATTGCATTTGCTGCCAAAGTTCTCGGTGATTTGGCCAGATTGCTGGGCAGGGATGATTCAAAGTATCTCGAGACGTACTACTATCTCTCTGACAATTCCCTCCTGAATGAATATCATCTCTCTCCCTATACGGAAACATACTCCGACTGGGGATTGCATACGGACTCTGTGGTACTCAAGAGGCCTCAACTGAAGCCACCTGGCGCCCAAGTAAAACCCCAGCATCCCCCACAGACACAAGAGATGGTGAGAGTGACACTAAAACCTCCGGAACTTCGGTACATTGACTCAACATTCGGCTATGTGAGTCTCTTCCCGCTTCTTCTGGAAATTCTCACAGCTGACTCACCCTATTTGGGAAAGATGCTACGTGATATACGAGATCCAAATGGAATTTGGACAGACTACGGCTTGAGGAGTCTCTCAAAGACATCCCCGTTGTACATGAAGAGAAACACCGAGCATGATCCACCCTATTGGCGTGGACAGATTTGGATTAATATCAATTACCTAGCCCTGAAGGCACTGCATCACTACGGAAGTCAACCAGGTGCATACAGTGAGCTAGCACGGAGTATCTACTTGGAGTTGAGGCACAATGTTGTTAGTAATGTCATTCGGCAGTACCAACGATCTGGGTATCTCTGGGAGCAGTACAATGATAAAACGGGCGAAGGATCCGGATGTTATCCTTTCACCGGATGGACTGCTCTCACCGTTCTCATCATGGCAGAGCAATACTAAAAGTAAAATGTTGTGGGAGGAGAGAGCATTCAAAGGAACTTAAAGTGATCAAGAAGGAATAATAGCGTTCAATTccgaagtttttctttttttttcattctttgatttttccgTTTTTCAAGGCTGTCCGTGTtcgtcagaaaaaaaatgattttttctttcgcgTGGAAAGTAgaacaaaattgcaaaaaaaatctatattttcctttttgaaaaGCTACGGGAACAATTTTGAGATGATggagaaattggaaaatgcgattagaaaattccatgaaaaggaggaaaatcaaaaaagcCGCCAAAAATTTCCACCAGACACGTCTTACGACAATCCACCACCAATATTACAAAATAACAAGACAAAGTTTTTATGGGGTAAAGTAAGTTATTTTGtgtttggtttttttctcctcctaaTTTTTTGGCAGTTTTGTGTGAGTTTTCTGgagaagaatttgcaaaaaatgctcATTTCCACATTTAATTGTGTCCCAATAAGTGTTTTTAGTGAGGTAAAGAATGTCTGTCTACGTCTTAATTGCGTGTAATTGTGATGTGGGGCAAAATCAAGCGATGTCGCAACTTTTCCTTCTTGCGCTGTGCGACGGGCAAGGGAAATCAGATGGTGCGCTGAAAGCGAATTTCCTCGATGAACGCCAATTACGTGGAATTTGTGCCTGTCTCCAGCTGCACACGAACCACACACCGTGGTTTGCCTCGTGGGCATGATTGTCGTGCCTCCAAAAAGCGAATTCATgtggggaattttattttttaatcgtCACCGCCGCCGCAAAAATTATTCGCTAAATTGCAGACGGcgcaaaagcaaaaaaaaaaatgatgggaaagtgaaaagatttaatttgaagcgcaaattgagataaaaatgtGTGTGATTAGAAAGAGATTATCGGAGGGAATCTCTCACGATCacttacacaaaaaaaattaaatggcatCAACGTCACAAGTCAGCTGATCGCATCAGGGGTTTATTTTTGCAGTACACATTATACTTTTCTTGCACATAAACATTCCGGGAACTCTAAAAAGCTCTGCTGGTGGGAGGTTGACCTTGGGTGACAACATCCCACTACCCGCGACATAATATACAACAATCTCACAGCCCGCGGACCAATTAATTTATCCCCCTTGATGGTGGTGGAGCTATTTGACCCCCCGCGAAAAATTTCCTATCTCTTcaaaaggggaaaaaaatcaatgtcaTCGCCGTGATGACCTCGAAATCAGCAAAAGGTCACAAGATTTTGCTCTCACACAGCGCATTTTTACAGAGAAGGAAGTGTGGCGACTCGGCTTGTGATTGTcattatttgaagaaaacaCTGGCTTAATGAGCGATGCCTCTTCCATATCTCACTCTGCTCTTGTTCTCTCCAGATATTTTCGCATCATCAGGAGATGAATTAACATGGGGCTTGCTGcacacaattttctatttcgtATCATCTTTGGCTACAGCTAGAGATTCCAGTTGAAgcacataaaataataaaccaGGTAATGatcaacaatatttttttataagactGATTTTTAGTtgattcttttgcattttaattttgcaaagaatacCTACATCTCGTTTTTCCTAAATTCAAGAGGTTCATTAAGACATTTTATTGCCTGTAAAACGctttaaattcaaagagaaaaaagattattttatctagaaattaaaaaaaataggtatTTACATTAAGACAAGAAGTTTTTTGGTTGTTTTTATCTTTATGGCTCTTTGTCATAATGACTATTATACCTACAGTAAACAGAAAATAGAAGCTACAACCtataatgttttcttttagtCTGGTGAtacaaaaatctaaaaattcccaacatttctttgaatttaagacaatttttatgTAGATATTGATACCTAAACAACTATATTGAAACTGAATTATTGAACTATATTGAACTATTTCAACTATATTGAAATCTTTCACGTTGTTTTCTTATGTTAGCATTTCTTACCTTCACAAAttggaggaatttttcttccttcatctACTCCAATCATCtatctctcttttttatttattttttttctaaatttaaccCACGTCACTGTTTATCTCTCAAACAATTTGCATATCTTTTGTTTTAACGCCTACTTCACacctttttataaaattcctaTCAAACAGTCATTTAAAGCTAATTAGTTTCAACACaaaatttatatgaatttaCCTAAacagattaaattgaaaatatttaatgaaattccttAAGCTTCTtggttttgaaattttttttattacttattaatttattcgaTATATCATGATCTTTTGgatattctaatttatttatttaaaatcttatttatttttcaaataacttCTTTGacgtaaataataaaaagcaataaaaagttTACAGAAAGacattaagatttttttaaacattataaattacttaaataattaaaaaagatctttaaaacttcttgttcttttatgtttattgCTAAGAATTTAACCAGTTACTTACGTATGTCGTAAAGGAGTTTAATTAACCTAATTAAGAACGCTGGggagattaaaaatttatatttgctaatgaaaaaaaaatttagttgtTATTGAAGTTGGAAAATAAGATGATTTTCTCATGTGATCAATTTATCTAGTCTGGGGTAGACTAATacattttcgtggaaaattctcGTAAATATGCCTTTGTTGTTATCCATTGATtacaatattcttttaaattattttatgagtttattgcaatatttagattttaaaataaatcaacaatcTCTTGCTGCAATATAAGCTTCAGTTGAAACATTAAAGCAGCTAGTTTTCAAATTACTTTGTAtgcaattgaaataaatttataatatttagctcaagaacattaaaaatattttgcaagttgtcgctgaatttttaatttgaaattgagCTGTTTTGCAAATGTAAAAggtaaacaattaaaatgtatatGAGGAAGGTGCAATACGACGACGACGACTCTCAAATAACTTGCTTTATAATGTGCTAACaagactgtttttttttgtagattttcaCACCGATAGACCATCACAAAacagctaaaataaaaaaaaattttttggtaaaataaattgaacacCAAAAGACACAAATGGACAATCAAGAGAGTATTTCATCAGCACGTAGTCTACCCCAGTGGATGCGTACAAGAATGGATAATAGGTGAGAAATTGAGAGTTCATTTGCTATATCAGTTTGATAAGGTGGCGCGTGGTACAcagaaagggaaaaaaatattattttttgttgcttttttttgtagaattgaCGCAACGGATATTCCATTCTCACCACCAACTCACGATGAATCATTCTTCTACGTTCGCTATCCGGCAGCAGAGAAGAAGCGTCAAGGGGAATTGAGTCAGCAATTGAAGACAGCCCTTGAGGATGCCGGTGGAATGAGTAGTGTGACGCGTACACAGGATTTTTCCAAGCATACAGATCAGTGCAAGATGTTCCTCGATGGGGCTAATCGTAACTATTTTTGTTCTTGAGTATTTGGTTGAAGCTCCTGTGTGGAGAGCttcttcattatttctttctcactCACCATTTGTGTTGTTATCCAACACACAGAGAGTGCCAAGTCCATGGGGACACAGCTGAGACCACATGGTACTGATGATGGTTTCAAGGGTGCCGGGGCGGCATGTGGAAGCTCCATTGTCCGTATGGCCCAGACAATGGTTAAAACAAGACCATTCACACGTGGATTCACCGTTgcaaagtaaatttaaaaaaaaattctcctgcACAAACCCTTTGCTGTTTGTTTGTCTTTCTGTCTCCCTTTACCAACCAAATCCCCTCGtgttatttattaatgaaaaaaaaaaagaatttattaattttttagctaaaatttgttcaaattaatcttttaaaaatctaaaaaaaaaaaaagaaaaatcacaagagaaatattttcttctacaaaGTGCATGTTGTTATGTGCAATTTGTCTCTTGTTGTTATCCGCAATCTCTGTTATCAGTGTCTCTTGTTGATAAATAAACATGTGATCATTTCTCGTATAGGCACGGGGGGTTGCGGAGAGAGAAAtggaagttgagaaaaaaatattctttttttttaatactttctcGTGTAGTTTCGAAGAAGCATCTCCAGACGCAGATTTTCCCGCGATTAATCCCGAAGAGGATTTTGCAATTGCCAATtccatacaaaataaaatgagacgTGGCTCAAAGTCACTTCCCGCCTCACCAATGGGATCACCCAAGACAGCACGGAAAATGAATCAGAATCCCTACTTTACGACAAATCAAACAACACTCATGATTGGAGATCAAAAGTACGTTACAAAATGCCTTTCCTtcgttctttaattttaaactacattttttattgtttcttttctttcgcaGGAAGTGGAATTTGTCAGATTTCCTGGGTTTGCAGCGGAAGACGGCGCTCTCAACGCAATCAGTGGTGTCACAAATTGATGAGAATGCTGAGGAAGCATTGGAGATGGACAGTAAATTCACAAATCTGGATCAAGATAGACTAGATGGAAATAATCAGGGCAAGAACACAGAGCCACCGACAGTATTGAAGGCAAAACCATCTGAATTGcgtgaaatgaatttttggtcACCGACCTCAATGTAGACATTAACACACAaaaagaacagaaaaaaagaaaattctcttctaacTCTCTTTCTTGTCAGACACGACGAtgtatgtacttttttttagaccTCTAGAAAGAAGATTTCTCTAATTGTCCTTCAATATTGGAAAATCTAACTCTtccttctgttttttttttagattgaatttattagctttgtaaaatttttcattccctACTaagtagaaaagaaaaagtcaataaaatattGGTTTTCACGTGAGAAATGTACGATTTTGCAATAAGATTTAATACTTTCTTTGAAtaaagacttctttttttttattttgagttaattttgtaattaaattgaatttacttttccTTCCATATGGTTGAAAGTTCTTAATTTgtactattttattttctgataaTGCAGAATATTTAGGAAATTCAATGTTGAATTAgatgcaaaaagaatttaaatatgtTATGGAGATTGAGtaaaagttaaaagtttttggaGAATGAATTGcacgaattattttt from Lutzomyia longipalpis isolate SR_M1_2022 chromosome 1, ASM2433408v1 encodes:
- the LOC129797102 gene encoding uncharacterized protein LOC129797102 produces the protein MDNQESISSARSLPQWMRTRMDNRIDATDIPFSPPTHDESFFYVRYPAAEKKRQGELSQQLKTALEDAGGMSSVTRTQDFSKHTDQCKMFLDGANQSAKSMGTQLRPHGTDDGFKGAGAACGSSIVRMAQTMVKTRPFTRGFTVANFEEASPDADFPAINPEEDFAIANSIQNKMRRGSKSLPASPMGSPKTARKMNQNPYFTTNQTTLMIGDQKKWNLSDFLGLQRKTALSTQSVVSQIDENAEEALEMDSKFTNLDQDRLDGNNQGKNTEPPTVLKAKPSELREMNFWSPTSM
- the LOC129796997 gene encoding mannosyl-oligosaccharide glucosidase, which produces MARQRKASSQSHPNKTGGDSSNVRNGNSSSSGASAAQIPKPNQAKKRVLLSRWRIIFGCCCLGIACYFGYLGYLETRVNTPFDDHKIVQRSGLNDPERYWGSYRPGTYFGMKTRDPHSLVMGLMWYSPARLGPGGDGIRHWCELNDRMDKYGWIQHDGRTFGVQEIHDGPLKLETSFVKFPGGQFGGDWTARVTVSSEMAHSEEEMSIIWYTALDEKTGGWISPTFSDMVSGIRGETPGLGDFSLSLYSMNGTVLDESYVSTVATSLQYLRETITSNLRISQNTHLKRKFISLAGEMLRTNTGSVVEPNFIAHQLTVKLPFTLDIAYHSEGSPGPNVSSEGGPPIGEAYLGSLNAKRREFSERFESTFHLKEKGYSMKEIHFAEAALSNMLGGIGYFYGASRVQSVHTKEPVPYWKAPLYTAVPSRSFFPRGFLWDEGFHGLLISTWDVDISIDIVAHWFALMNVEGWIPREQILGVEALAKVPEEFVTQRNTDANPPTILIVLNRILTRYGDVLKAKGRLATLDRLFPRLQAWFTWFNTTQRGDSPGTYRWRGRAENSVRELNPKTLTSGLDDYPRASHPNDKERHVDLRCWIAFAAKVLGDLARLLGRDDSKYLETYYYLSDNSLLNEYHLSPYTETYSDWGLHTDSVVLKRPQLKPPGAQVKPQHPPQTQEMVRVTLKPPELRYIDSTFGYVSLFPLLLEILTADSPYLGKMLRDIRDPNGIWTDYGLRSLSKTSPLYMKRNTEHDPPYWRGQIWININYLALKALHHYGSQPGAYSELARSIYLELRHNVVSNVIRQYQRSGYLWEQYNDKTGEGSGCYPFTGWTALTVLIMAEQY